In the Streptomyces fradiae ATCC 10745 = DSM 40063 genome, GGCCGGTGCCGCACGTCCCGGCCTCCGGGTCGTCCCGGTGGGTGCCCTGGTGGCCGCCCGCCTCGACGCCCTGGACGCACACGGCGTCGGCGCCCGCGCGCTGCGCCGCGCGCGCCTCGTCGGCGCTGGTGACGGTGACGACCGTGCGGGTGCCCGCGCGCGCGAGGGCGGCCACCGTCTCGGGCGCGGGGCAGCCGAAGGTGAACGACACGACCGGTACGGGGTCGTCGAGGAGGATCGCCAGCTTGGCGTCGTAGCCGTCGTCCCGGCCGCGGTCCGGGTCGCCGAGCGGCGTGTCGTACCAGGTGGCCTCACCGGCGAGCTGCTGGCGGTACAGGTCGACGGCGGCGGCGTCCGCCTGGCCCGGCTGCGGCATGAAGAGGTTGACGCCGAAGGGGCGGGCGGTGAGCCCCCGGACCCGCTGCACCTCCTGGTACATGCCGTCGGCCGTCTTGTACCCGGCCGCCAGGAACCCGAGGCCGCCCGCCTCGGACACGGCGGCGACGAGCTCCGGGCAGGAGGCGCCGCCGGCCATGGGCGCCTGCACGATCGGGTACCGGCAGAGATCGGTCAGCGCGGAGGACATGGACGCATGGTGTCACGCCCCCGCGCCCCCATCGAATCCGCGCCGCGAAGCCCCGGGCGGGGTACGGGCGGGGCACCCGCGGGGGCTTCGGAGCGGCCCGCGGTGGACGGCCCGGACCACGGGGCGCCCCCCGTACGGGCGGGTGCCCCTGGCCGGTGCGGACGCTGCCGGCGCCGCGGCCGCGCGGCCGGGGCGGGTGCCGGCCGTACGGCGCGCAGGGCGGAGCCGTACGGCCGGGGCGGTCCGGGCGGGGGCCGTACGGCCGGGGCGGCCTGGGCGGGGCCGCGCGGTCGGGGCGGGCGCGCGTCGGCCCCGGCCTCGGGGGCCGGGGCCGACGGGGCGGCGGTACCGCTAGCGGCCGTTGAAGGCGTCCTTCAGGCGCGAGAACAGGCCCTGCTGGCCCGGCGCGAACTGGCCCAGCGGCCGCTCCTCGCCGCGCAGCTCCGCCAGTTCCCGCAGCAGGCGCTCCTGCTCGGCGTCCAGCTTGGTGGGCGTCTGGACCTCGACGTGCACGACGAGGTCGCCGCGCCCGCCACCGCGCAGGTGCGTGACGCCCCGCCCGTGCAACGGGATCGACTGGCCCGACTGCGTGCCCGGACGGATGTCGACCTCCTCCAGGCCGTCGAGCGTCTCCAGCGGCACCTTCGTGCCGAGCGCGCCCGCCGTCATCGGGATGGTCACCGTGCAGTGCAGGTCGTCGCCGCGCCGCTGGAAGACCGGGTGCGGCAGCTCGTGGATCTCCACGTACAGGTCGCCCGCCGGGCCGCCGCCGGGGCCGACCTCGCCCTCGCCGGCGAGCTGGATGCGCGTGCCGTTGTCCACACCGGCCGGGATCTTGACCGTGAGCGTCCGCCGGGAGCGCACCCGGCCGTCGCCCGCGCACTCCGGGCACGGCGTCGGCACGACCGTGCCGAAGCCCTGGCACTGCGGGCACGGGCGGGACGTCATGACCTGGCCCAGGAAGGACCGCGTCACCTGCGAGACCTCA is a window encoding:
- a CDS encoding nitronate monooxygenase; the protein is MSSALTDLCRYPIVQAPMAGGASCPELVAAVSEAGGLGFLAAGYKTADGMYQEVQRVRGLTARPFGVNLFMPQPGQADAAAVDLYRQQLAGEATWYDTPLGDPDRGRDDGYDAKLAILLDDPVPVVSFTFGCPAPETVAALARAGTRTVVTVTSADEARAAQRAGADAVCVQGVEAGGHQGTHRDDPEAGTCGTGLLTLITRIREAVRLPMLAAGGLMRGAQIAAVLAAGAEAAQLGTAFLVCPESGADPLHKRAVTDPLFTHTELTRAFSGRPARGLVNRFVREHGPYAPAAYPEVHHLTSGLRKAAARAQDPQGMALWAGQGHRLARELPAGQLVDVLHCELRSAVSALAVEGAS
- the dnaJ gene encoding molecular chaperone DnaJ, producing the protein MATDYYAVLGVRRDASQDEIKKAFRRLARELHPDVNPDPKTQERFKEINAAYEVLSDPQKKQVYDLGGDPMSSSGGAGAGAGFGAGGFGNFSDIMDAFFGTASQRGPRSRTRRGQDAMIRLEIELDEAAFGTTKEIQVDTAVVCTTCSGEGAAPGTSAQTCDMCRGRGEVSQVTRSFLGQVMTSRPCPQCQGFGTVVPTPCPECAGDGRVRSRRTLTVKIPAGVDNGTRIQLAGEGEVGPGGGPAGDLYVEIHELPHPVFQRRGDDLHCTVTIPMTAGALGTKVPLETLDGLEEVDIRPGTQSGQSIPLHGRGVTHLRGGGRGDLVVHVEVQTPTKLDAEQERLLRELAELRGEERPLGQFAPGQQGLFSRLKDAFNGR